Proteins found in one Streptococcus mitis genomic segment:
- a CDS encoding ABC transporter ATP-binding protein, with translation MSIIQKLWWFFKLEKRRYLVGIVALVLVSVLNLIPPMVMGRVIDAITSGQLTQQDLLLALFYLLLAAFGMYYLRYVWRMYILGTSYRLGQIMRSRLFEHFTKMSPAFYQTYRTGDLMAHATNDINALTRLAGGGVMSAVDASITALVTLLTMLFSISWQMTLVAILPLPFMAYATSRLGRKTHKAFGESQAAFSELNNKVQESVSGIKVTKSFGYQADELKSFQAVNELTFQKNLQTMKYDSLFDPMVLLFVGSSYVLTLLVGSLMVQEGQITVGNLVTFISYLDMLVWPLMAIGFLFNITQRGKVSYQRIEDLLSQESPVQDPEFPLDGIENGRLQYAIDSFAFENEETLTDVHFRLEKGQTLGLVGQTGSGKTSLIKLLLREYDVDKGAIYLNGHDIRDYRLTDLRSLMGYVPQDQFLFATSILDNIRFGNPNLPLSAVEEATKLAQVYQDIVAMPQGFDTLIGEKGVSLSGGQKQRLAMSRAMILDPDILILDDSLSAVDAKTEYAIIDNLKETRKDKTTIITAHRLSAVVHADLILVLQNGQIIERGRHEDLLALDGWYAQTYQSQQLEMKGEEDAE, from the coding sequence ATGTCCATTATTCAAAAACTTTGGTGGTTTTTCAAGTTAGAAAAACGCCGTTATTTAGTCGGGATTGTGGCTCTGGTCTTGGTTTCCGTCCTCAACCTCATTCCCCCAATGGTTATGGGGAGGGTCATTGATGCCATCACATCGGGGCAATTAACCCAGCAGGACCTCCTTCTTGCCCTATTTTATTTGTTGCTTGCGGCCTTTGGAATGTACTATTTGCGCTATGTTTGGCGGATGTATATCCTCGGGACTTCCTACCGTTTGGGACAGATTATGCGCTCTCGCTTATTTGAGCATTTCACAAAAATGTCTCCAGCTTTTTATCAAACTTATCGGACGGGGGACCTGATGGCACACGCAACCAATGATATCAATGCCTTAACTCGTCTCGCAGGAGGCGGTGTTATGTCTGCGGTGGATGCCTCTATCACGGCGCTGGTGACCTTGCTGACCATGCTTTTCAGCATCTCATGGCAGATGACCCTAGTTGCCATTCTGCCCCTGCCTTTCATGGCTTATGCGACCAGTCGTCTAGGGAGAAAGACCCACAAGGCCTTTGGCGAATCACAAGCTGCCTTTTCTGAACTCAATAACAAGGTGCAGGAGTCTGTATCAGGTATCAAAGTGACCAAGTCTTTCGGTTACCAGGCGGACGAGTTGAAGTCCTTTCAGGCAGTCAATGAATTGACCTTCCAGAAGAACCTGCAAACCATGAAATACGATAGTCTCTTTGACCCTATGGTTCTCTTGTTTGTTGGTTCCTCCTATGTTTTAACCCTTTTGGTCGGTTCCTTGATGGTTCAGGAGGGGCAGATTACGGTTGGAAATCTGGTTACCTTTATCAGCTACTTGGATATGCTGGTTTGGCCTCTTATGGCTATTGGTTTCCTCTTTAATATTACTCAGCGAGGGAAGGTGTCCTATCAGCGGATTGAGGATCTTTTGTCTCAGGAATCACCTGTACAAGACCCTGAGTTTCCTTTAGATGGAATTGAAAACGGGCGCTTGCAGTATGCCATTGATAGCTTTGCCTTTGAAAATGAGGAAACACTGACGGATGTTCACTTTCGTTTGGAAAAAGGGCAAACTCTGGGCTTGGTTGGGCAGACAGGTTCTGGAAAAACGTCCTTGATTAAACTCCTCTTGCGTGAATACGATGTGGATAAGGGAGCCATTTATCTAAACGGTCACGATATTCGTGACTATCGTCTGACAGACCTTCGCAGTCTCATGGGCTATGTCCCTCAGGACCAGTTTCTCTTTGCGACTTCGATTTTAGACAATATCCGCTTTGGTAATCCTAACTTGCCCCTCTCAGCGGTCGAGGAAGCGACGAAGCTAGCCCAAGTTTACCAAGATATTGTAGCCATGCCTCAAGGATTTGATACCTTGATTGGTGAAAAGGGAGTCAGTCTTTCTGGAGGTCAAAAGCAGCGTCTGGCCATGAGTCGGGCTATGATTTTAGACCCTGATATCTTGATTTTGGATGATTCTTTGTCGGCCGTGGATGCCAAGACAGAGTATGCGATTATCGACAACCTCAAGGAGACGCGAAAGGACAAGACAACCATTATTACGGCTCATCGCCTCAGTGCAGTTGTCCATGCAGATTTGATTTTAGTCCTGCAAAATGGGCAAATCATCGAACGAGGCAGACACGAAGACTTGCTAGCTTTGGATGGCTGGTATGCCCAAACCTACCAGTCTCAGCAGCTGGAAATGAAGGGAGAAGAAGATGCAGAATAA
- a CDS encoding sugar transferase, with translation MLKWEDLPVEMKSSEVESYYQLVSKRKGSLIFKRCLDWVLALVVLVLTSPIFLILSIWIKLDSKGPVIYKQERVTQYNRSFKIWKFRTMVTDADKKGSLVTSANDSRITKVGNFIRRVRLDELPQLVNVLKGEMSFVGTRPEVPRYTEQYSPEMMATLLLPAGITSPASINYKDEDTIISQMTEKGLSVDQAYVEHVLPEKMRYNLAYLREFSFLGDIKIMFQTVFEVLK, from the coding sequence ATGCTGAAATGGGAAGACTTGCCCGTGGAAATGAAATCAAGCGAGGTTGAGTCTTACTACCAGCTTGTCTCTAAAAGGAAGGGTTCGCTGATTTTCAAGCGTTGTTTGGACTGGGTTTTGGCCTTGGTTGTACTGGTTCTGACCTCTCCCATCTTTCTGATTTTGAGCATTTGGATCAAGTTGGATAGCAAGGGGCCAGTGATTTACAAGCAAGAGCGCGTGACCCAGTACAATCGATCTTTCAAGATTTGGAAGTTCCGTACCATGGTGACGGATGCGGACAAAAAAGGCAGTCTGGTGACTTCTGCTAACGATAGCCGCATTACCAAGGTTGGCAATTTCATCCGCCGTGTCCGTTTGGATGAACTGCCTCAGTTGGTCAATGTCCTTAAAGGTGAGATGTCCTTTGTAGGGACGCGTCCTGAAGTGCCTCGTTACACAGAGCAGTATAGCCCTGAAATGATGGCGACCTTGCTTTTGCCAGCAGGAATTACCTCTCCAGCCAGCATCAACTACAAGGATGAGGACACTATCATCAGTCAAATGACGGAGAAAGGTCTGTCGGTTGACCAAGCCTATGTCGAACACGTCCTTCCTGAAAAGATGCGCTATAACCTCGCCTATCTCCGAGAGTTTAGTTTCCTTGGAGACATCAAAATCATGTTTCAAACCGTGTTTGAAGTGTTAAAATAA
- the trpD gene encoding anthranilate phosphoribosyltransferase, producing the protein MKEIIEKLAKFENLSGVEMTDVIERIVTGRVTEAQIASLLLALKMKGETPEERTAIAQVMRGHAQHIPTEIHDAMDNCGTGGDKSFSFNISTTAAFVLAGGGVHMAKHGNRSISSKSGSADVLEALGINLDLKPAELGKVFDKTGIVFLFAKNMHPAMKYIMPARLELGIPTIMNLTGPLIHPMALETQLLGISRPELLESTAQVLKNMGRKRAIVVAGPEGLDEAGLNGTTKIALLENGEITLSSFTPEDLGMERYAIEDIRGGNAQENAEILLSVLKNEPSPFLETTVLNAGLGFYANGKVDSIKDGVALARQVIASGKALEKLRLLQEYQK; encoded by the coding sequence ATGAAAGAGATTATTGAAAAACTAGCAAAATTTGAAAATTTATCAGGTGTGGAAATGACGGATGTCATAGAGCGCATCGTCACTGGGCGTGTAACGGAGGCGCAGATTGCTTCTCTCCTTTTGGCTCTTAAGATGAAGGGGGAAACACCTGAAGAGCGCACAGCCATTGCACAAGTCATGAGAGGCCATGCTCAACACATTCCAACTGAAATCCATGATGCCATGGACAACTGTGGTACAGGTGGGGATAAGTCCTTCAGCTTTAACATCTCTACAACTGCAGCCTTCGTCTTGGCTGGTGGCGGAGTTCATATGGCCAAGCATGGTAACCGTTCGATTTCTTCTAAATCTGGCTCTGCAGATGTTCTCGAAGCCTTGGGTATCAATCTTGATCTCAAACCAGCTGAACTAGGTAAGGTTTTTGATAAAACTGGAATCGTCTTTCTCTTTGCTAAAAATATGCACCCAGCCATGAAATACATCATGCCAGCTCGTTTGGAATTGGGAATTCCAACGATTATGAACTTGACTGGTCCACTGATTCACCCAATGGCCTTGGAAACACAGCTTCTTGGAATTAGTCGTCCAGAACTTCTAGAAAGTACAGCTCAGGTTTTGAAAAATATGGGTCGCAAACGTGCTATCGTGGTTGCTGGGCCAGAAGGACTGGATGAAGCTGGCTTGAATGGAACAACCAAGATTGCTCTTCTGGAAAATGGCGAAATCACCTTGTCAAGCTTTACTCCAGAGGATTTGGGAATGGAACGCTACGCTATCGAAGATATCCGTGGTGGCAATGCTCAGGAAAATGCAGAAATTTTGCTCAGCGTTCTTAAAAATGAACCAAGTCCATTCTTGGAAACGACAGTTTTAAATGCTGGTCTTGGTTTCTATGCTAATGGTAAGGTTGATAGCATCAAGGATGGAGTTGCCTTAGCTCGTCAAGTGATTGCTAGTGGCAAGGCCCTTGAAAAACTCAGACTGTTACAGGAGTACCAAAAATGA
- the trpC gene encoding indole-3-glycerol phosphate synthase TrpC has translation MSQEFLARILEQKAREVEQMELEQIQPLRQTYRLADYLKQHQDRLQVIAEVKKASPSLGDINLDVDIVQQAQTYEENGAVMISVLTDEVFFKGHLDYLRDISSQVQIPTLNKDFIIDEKQIIRARNAGATVILLIVAALSEERLKELFDYATELGLEVLVETHNLAELEVAHRLGAQIIGVNNRNLTTFEVDLQTSVDLAQHFEEGRYYISESAIFTGQDAERVAPYFNGILVGTALMQAEDVAQRIKELQIDKG, from the coding sequence ATGAGTCAGGAATTTTTAGCACGAATTTTGGAGCAGAAGGCGCGTGAGGTTGAGCAGATGGAGCTGGAGCAAATCCAGCCTCTGCGCCAGACCTATCGCTTGGCTGACTATCTAAAACAACACCAAGACCGTTTACAGGTAATCGCTGAGGTCAAGAAAGCTAGTCCTAGTTTGGGAGATATCAATCTAGATGTGGATATTGTGCAACAGGCCCAGACTTATGAAGAAAACGGAGCAGTGATGATTTCTGTTCTGACAGATGAAGTTTTCTTTAAAGGGCATTTGGATTATCTGCGGGATATTTCCAGTCAGGTACAGATTCCGACGCTTAACAAGGACTTTATTATCGATGAAAAACAAATCATCCGAGCTCGCAATGCAGGTGCAACAGTTATCTTGCTCATCGTGGCAGCCTTGTCCGAAGAACGCCTCAAGGAACTTTTTGACTATGCGACAGAGCTTGGTCTGGAAGTTTTAGTGGAAACTCACAATTTAGCTGAACTAGAGGTAGCTCACCGCCTTGGTGCTCAAATTATCGGGGTCAATAACCGCAACTTGACCACCTTTGAAGTCGACTTGCAGACCAGTGTAGACTTGGCTCAGCACTTTGAAGAAGGGCGCTATTACATTTCTGAATCTGCTATTTTCACAGGGCAGGATGCGGAACGAGTAGCACCATACTTTAACGGAATTTTAGTAGGGACAGCTCTCATGCAGGCAGAAGATGTAGCCCAGAGAATCAAGGAGTTGCAGATTGACAAAGGTTAA
- a CDS encoding aminodeoxychorismate/anthranilate synthase component II, with the protein MILLIDNYDSFTYNLAQYIGNFAEVQVLRNDDPKLYEEAEKADGLVFSPGPGWPVDAGKMEDMIRDFAGKKPILGICLGHQAIAEVFGGKLGLAPKVMHGKQSNISFEAPSVLYQGIEDGRAVMRYHSILIEEMPEDFEVTARSTDDQAIMGIQHKNLPIYGFQYHPESIGTPDGLSSIRNFIEKVVK; encoded by the coding sequence ATGATTTTATTGATTGATAACTATGATTCTTTTACCTATAACTTGGCCCAATACATTGGGAATTTTGCAGAAGTGCAGGTCTTGAGAAATGATGATCCCAAGCTGTATGAAGAAGCTGAAAAAGCAGATGGTCTGGTCTTTTCTCCTGGTCCTGGTTGGCCAGTTGATGCTGGAAAGATGGAAGACATGATTCGTGACTTTGCTGGCAAGAAGCCAATTCTTGGGATTTGTTTGGGTCACCAAGCTATCGCAGAAGTCTTTGGCGGTAAGTTGGGCTTGGCTCCCAAAGTCATGCATGGGAAACAGAGCAATATCAGCTTTGAAGCGCCATCTGTTTTGTATCAAGGCATCGAGGATGGCCGTGCAGTCATGCGTTACCACAGTATTTTGATTGAAGAAATGCCAGAAGACTTTGAAGTGACAGCTCGCTCGACTGATGATCAAGCTATCATGGGAATTCAACATAAAAACCTACCGATTTATGGCTTCCAATACCATCCAGAGAGTATCGGAACGCCAGACGGCTTGTCTTCTATTCGGAATTTTATCGAGAAGGTTGTAAAGTGA
- the trpE gene encoding anthranilate synthase component I: MERIIHGDVLSPILAYMRLKGQHKVILESIPRDKETARFSILAYNPVFEIKFENGILYQNGKVIDRDPLDFLYQVTHKSQHNSDLPFGGGAIGFVSYDMISLYEKIGQIPQDIIGTPDMHFFVYESYMVFDHKKEKIHVIEDALYSERSQEDLEKALNQVLEELRIPDPNEFEDLDLSPLDFKPHIAPQKFEEMVETARDLIRNGDMFQCVLSQRFSAEVTGNPFDFYRNLRVTNPSNYLYFYDFGDYQIIGASPESLVSVKNGIVTTNPIAGTRPRGATDEEDKALATDLLSDEKETAEHRMLVDLGRNDIGRISETASVQVTKYMEVELFRYVMHLTSVVKGRLLPELTAMDALKATLPAGTVSGAPKIRAMRRIYELETEKRGVYAGAIGYLSATGDMDFAIAIRTMILKNQTAYVQAGAGIVYDSIAQNEYQETINKAKSMTRIGELRT, encoded by the coding sequence ATGGAACGAATCATTCATGGAGATGTCTTATCACCAATCTTGGCTTATATGCGCCTAAAGGGGCAACACAAGGTTATCTTAGAGAGTATTCCGAGAGACAAGGAAACAGCTCGTTTTTCTATCTTAGCCTATAATCCTGTTTTTGAAATTAAGTTTGAAAATGGAATCCTCTATCAAAATGGAAAAGTGATTGATCGGGATCCCTTGGATTTCCTTTATCAAGTGACTCATAAGAGCCAGCATAATTCAGATCTCCCTTTTGGTGGTGGGGCAATTGGTTTTGTTAGTTACGATATGATTTCGCTTTATGAAAAAATTGGTCAAATTCCTCAAGATATCATTGGGACGCCAGACATGCATTTCTTCGTCTATGAGAGCTACATGGTCTTTGACCATAAGAAGGAAAAAATTCATGTTATCGAGGATGCTCTCTATAGTGAGCGTAGTCAAGAAGACTTGGAAAAAGCCTTGAACCAAGTGCTTGAGGAATTACGCATTCCTGATCCAAATGAATTTGAAGACTTGGATCTATCTCCGTTAGACTTCAAACCCCATATCGCTCCTCAGAAGTTTGAGGAAATGGTGGAAACAGCTCGTGACTTGATTCGTAATGGCGATATGTTCCAATGTGTACTCAGTCAGCGCTTCTCAGCAGAAGTTACTGGAAATCCATTTGACTTCTACAGAAATCTTCGCGTGACCAATCCATCTAATTACCTTTATTTCTATGACTTTGGTGATTATCAAATCATCGGTGCCAGTCCTGAAAGTTTGGTTTCTGTCAAAAATGGCATCGTAACAACCAATCCGATTGCAGGTACGCGACCAAGAGGAGCTACGGATGAAGAAGACAAGGCTTTGGCGACAGATCTGCTTTCGGATGAGAAGGAAACAGCAGAGCATCGGATGTTAGTAGACTTGGGTCGTAATGATATTGGTCGCATCTCTGAAACGGCCAGTGTCCAAGTCACCAAGTATATGGAAGTGGAGCTTTTCCGTTATGTCATGCATTTGACCAGTGTGGTCAAGGGGCGTTTGCTTCCAGAACTCACTGCCATGGATGCCTTGAAAGCAACACTTCCAGCTGGAACAGTGTCAGGAGCACCAAAGATTCGAGCCATGAGACGCATCTATGAACTGGAAACAGAAAAACGGGGCGTATATGCAGGAGCAATCGGCTACTTGTCTGCGACGGGTGATATGGATTTCGCCATTGCCATCCGAACGATGATTCTCAAAAATCAAACAGCTTATGTGCAGGCTGGGGCAGGGATTGTCTACGACTCCATCGCCCAAAACGAATACCAAGAAACCATTAACAAAGCTAAATCTATGACTAGAATTGGAGAACTAAGAACATGA
- a CDS encoding ABC transporter ATP-binding protein, producing the protein MQNKKEQWTVLKRLMSYLKPYGLLTFLALSFLLATTIIKSVIPLVASHFIDQYLSNLNQLAVTVLLAYYGLYILQTLVQYVGNLLFARVSYSIVRDIRRDAFANMEKLGMSYFDKTPAGSIVSRLTNDTETISDMFSGILSSFISAVFIFLTTLYTMLVLDFRLTALVLLFLPLIFLLVNLYRKKSVKIIEKTRSLLSDINSKLAENIEGIRIIQAFNQEKRLQSEFDEINQEHLIYANRSVALDALFLRPAMSLLKLLGYAVLMAYFGYRGLYLGITAGTMYAFIQYINRLFDPLIEVTQNFSTLQTSMVSAGRVFALIDERTYEPLQEDGQAKVKEGNIRFEHVCFSYDGKHSILDDISFSVNKGETIAFVGHTGSGKSSIINVLMRFYEFQSGRVLLDGVDIRNYSQEELRKNIGLVLQDPFIYHGTIKSNIAMYQEISDEQVKDAATFVDADSFIQELPQGYDAPVSERGSSFSTGQRQLLAFARTVASQPKILILDEATANIDSETESLVQASLAKMRQGRTTIAIAHRLSTIQDANCIYVLDKGRIIESGTHEELLALGGTYHKMYSLQAGAMS; encoded by the coding sequence ATGCAGAATAAGAAAGAACAATGGACTGTATTGAAGCGCTTGATGTCTTATCTCAAACCTTATGGACTCCTTACCTTTTTGGCACTCAGTTTTCTACTAGCGACGACGATCATTAAAAGTGTCATTCCCCTTGTGGCCTCCCACTTTATCGACCAGTATCTCAGCAATCTCAACCAACTCGCTGTGACCGTTTTGCTGGCCTACTATGGCCTTTATATCCTACAAACTCTGGTCCAGTATGTCGGCAATCTTCTCTTTGCGCGCGTGTCTTACAGTATTGTTAGGGATATTCGTCGGGATGCCTTTGCCAATATGGAAAAGCTGGGCATGTCTTATTTTGACAAGACGCCAGCAGGCTCTATCGTCTCTCGTTTGACAAATGACACCGAGACTATCAGTGATATGTTTTCGGGGATTTTATCCAGCTTTATTTCAGCAGTTTTCATTTTTCTGACAACCCTTTATACCATGTTAGTGTTGGATTTCCGTTTGACTGCTTTAGTCTTGCTCTTTCTCCCCTTGATTTTCCTTTTGGTCAATCTCTATCGGAAAAAATCCGTCAAGATTATCGAAAAAACCAGAAGTCTCTTGTCAGATATTAATAGCAAGCTGGCTGAAAATATCGAAGGAATCAGGATTATCCAGGCCTTTAATCAAGAGAAGCGCCTACAGTCAGAGTTTGATGAAATCAACCAAGAACACTTGATCTACGCCAACCGTTCTGTAGCCTTGGATGCCCTCTTTTTGCGCCCTGCCATGAGTTTGCTGAAACTCCTAGGATATGCAGTTTTAATGGCCTATTTTGGCTATCGTGGACTTTATCTGGGAATAACAGCAGGAACCATGTATGCCTTTATCCAGTACATCAATCGTCTCTTTGATCCTCTGATTGAGGTAACTCAAAACTTTTCAACCCTTCAAACGTCTATGGTTTCTGCAGGTCGTGTTTTTGCCTTGATTGATGAGAGAACCTATGAGCCCCTTCAAGAAGATGGGCAGGCTAAAGTCAAAGAAGGCAATATTCGTTTTGAACATGTATGTTTCTCTTATGATGGAAAACATTCGATTCTGGATGACATTTCCTTTTCGGTTAACAAGGGTGAAACCATTGCCTTTGTGGGTCATACAGGTTCTGGGAAATCGTCTATTATCAATGTCCTCATGCGCTTTTATGAATTTCAATCAGGGCGAGTTCTCTTGGATGGTGTGGATATCAGGAACTACAGTCAGGAAGAGTTGAGAAAAAACATTGGTCTGGTCTTGCAGGATCCCTTCATCTATCATGGAACCATCAAGTCCAACATCGCCATGTACCAAGAGATCAGTGATGAGCAGGTAAAGGACGCAGCTACTTTTGTCGATGCAGATTCCTTTATTCAAGAACTTCCTCAGGGATATGATGCACCTGTTTCCGAGCGTGGTTCGAGTTTTTCAACTGGACAGCGTCAGCTTCTTGCTTTTGCTAGAACAGTCGCCAGTCAGCCTAAAATCCTGATTTTGGATGAAGCGACAGCCAATATTGACTCTGAAACAGAAAGTTTGGTTCAAGCTTCACTAGCTAAGATGCGACAGGGACGAACAACCATTGCCATCGCCCATCGTCTTTCTACCATCCAAGACGCCAACTGTATCTATGTTTTGGACAAGGGGCGCATTATCGAGAGTGGAACCCATGAGGAACTCTTGGCCTTGGGAGGAACCTATCACAAGATGTATAGCTTGCAGGCAGGGGCCATGTCTTAA
- a CDS encoding DUF421 domain-containing protein gives MTLNYMEILIKLALGLFSLVFVINVTGKGNLAPNSATDQIQNYVLGGIIGGVIYNSSISILQYAVILMMWTILVLTLKWLNNNVRFVKRLIDGKPTLLIKNGQIDPEACRSVGLSAAEVALKLRSQGIFQMKQVKRAVQEQNGQLIVVQIGDENPKYPVVTDGVIQVDVLETIGRSEEWLLDNLSKQGHDNVANIFIAEYDKGAVTVVTYE, from the coding sequence ATGACACTCAATTATATGGAAATTTTAATCAAACTGGCCTTGGGTCTTTTCTCTCTTGTTTTTGTTATTAATGTGACAGGAAAGGGGAATCTAGCACCTAACTCTGCTACAGACCAAATTCAGAACTATGTTCTTGGTGGTATCATCGGTGGGGTGATTTACAATAGTTCAATCAGCATTCTGCAGTACGCAGTGATTTTGATGATGTGGACGATTTTGGTCTTGACCCTCAAGTGGCTCAATAACAATGTTCGTTTTGTCAAACGCTTGATTGATGGAAAACCAACTCTCCTTATCAAAAATGGGCAGATTGACCCAGAAGCCTGTCGTTCAGTTGGTTTGTCTGCAGCAGAAGTTGCTCTCAAACTTCGTAGCCAAGGGATTTTCCAGATGAAACAGGTCAAACGCGCTGTGCAGGAGCAAAATGGCCAACTCATCGTGGTCCAAATAGGAGATGAAAATCCTAAGTATCCAGTTGTGACTGACGGTGTGATCCAAGTCGATGTCTTGGAAACGATTGGCCGTAGCGAAGAGTGGCTGCTTGATAATCTCAGCAAACAAGGACATGACAATGTAGCCAATATCTTTATCGCTGAGTATGACAAGGGTGCGGTCACAGTCGTAACCTATGAATAA
- a CDS encoding DegT/DnrJ/EryC1/StrS family aminotransferase: MPNYNIPFSPPDITEAEIAEVADTLRSGWITTGPKTKELERRLSQYTQTPKTVCLNSATAALELILRVLEVGPGDEVIVPAMTYTASCSVITHVGATPVMVDIQADTFEMDYDLLEQAITEKTKVIIPVELAGIVCDYDRLFQVVEKKRDLFTASSKWQKAFNRIVIVSDSAHALGSTYKGQPAGSIADFTSFSFHAVKNFTTAEGGSATWKANPAIDDEEMYKEFQILSLHGQTKDALAKMQLGSWEYDIVTPAYKCNMTDIMASLGLVQLDRYPSLLQRRKDIVDRYDRGFAGSRIHPLAHKTDTVESSRHLYITHVEEASLEERNLIIQELAKAGIASNVHYKPLPLLTAYKNLGFDMTNYPKAYAFFENEITLPLHTKLSDEEVDYIIETFKTVSEKVLTLSKKS; the protein is encoded by the coding sequence ATGCCAAATTACAATATTCCATTTTCACCACCCGATATTACAGAGGCAGAAATTGCTGAAGTAGCAGACACCCTTCGTTCTGGTTGGATCACAACAGGTCCTAAGACAAAAGAACTGGAGCGTCGCTTGTCTCAATACACACAGACGCCTAAGACTGTCTGCCTCAACTCTGCGACTGCCGCTCTGGAGTTGATTTTGCGCGTCTTGGAAGTGGGGCCTGGTGATGAAGTCATCGTTCCAGCCATGACCTATACAGCTTCATGTAGTGTCATCACGCACGTAGGAGCAACCCCTGTCATGGTGGATATCCAAGCAGATACGTTTGAAATGGACTATGACTTGCTTGAACAAGCTATCACTGAAAAGACTAAAGTGATTATTCCGGTTGAGCTTGCAGGGATTGTTTGCGACTACGACCGTTTGTTCCAAGTTGTGGAAAAGAAACGTGACCTCTTTACTGCGTCAAGCAAGTGGCAAAAAGCCTTTAACCGTATCGTGATTGTCTCTGATAGTGCCCATGCTTTGGGATCTACTTATAAAGGACAACCAGCTGGTTCTATCGCTGACTTTACTTCCTTCTCATTCCATGCGGTTAAGAACTTTACAACGGCAGAAGGTGGAAGTGCCACTTGGAAAGCCAATCCAGCGATTGATGACGAAGAGATGTACAAGGAATTCCAAATTCTTTCCCTTCACGGGCAAACTAAGGATGCCCTTGCCAAGATGCAACTGGGGTCATGGGAATACGATATCGTCACACCAGCCTACAAGTGCAACATGACCGATATCATGGCTTCACTTGGTTTGGTACAATTGGACCGCTATCCAAGTTTGTTGCAACGTCGTAAGGACATCGTGGACCGCTATGATCGTGGTTTTGCAGGTTCTCGCATCCATCCATTGGCACACAAGACTGATACTGTCGAATCTTCACGTCACCTCTACATCACCCATGTAGAAGAAGCGAGCTTAGAAGAACGCAACCTCATCATCCAAGAATTAGCTAAAGCAGGAATTGCAAGTAATGTACACTACAAACCACTTCCGCTCTTGACAGCCTATAAGAATCTTGGCTTTGATATGACGAACTATCCTAAGGCTTATGCCTTCTTTGAAAATGAAATTACGCTCCCTCTTCACACTAAATTAAGTGATGAAGAAGTGGACTATATCATTGAGACTTTCAAAACAGTTTCTGAAAAAGTGCTAACTTTATCAAAAAAATCGTAA
- a CDS encoding DUF3290 family protein — protein sequence MKFYSYDYVLSQISQQNGMMIGFGIVLLAITGFFAFKAYRDKKGTKFRELVMILALTLVAMLLVTISKYQTNQASNNQFQTSLHFIEVVSKDLGVDKSEVYVNTSAATDGALIKVGSNFYRAMNGSQPDKYLLEKLELHQTDAIELVEVNK from the coding sequence ATGAAATTTTACTCATATGACTATGTACTTAGCCAAATCAGTCAGCAAAATGGAATGATGATTGGCTTTGGGATTGTGCTCCTAGCTATCACAGGATTTTTTGCTTTTAAAGCCTATCGAGATAAAAAGGGGACTAAGTTTCGGGAATTGGTCATGATTTTGGCCTTGACCTTGGTGGCCATGCTTTTGGTGACAATCTCAAAATACCAGACCAATCAAGCCTCTAACAACCAATTTCAAACTTCCCTTCATTTCATAGAGGTTGTTTCCAAAGACTTGGGAGTGGATAAATCAGAAGTTTATGTCAATACTTCTGCAGCCACTGATGGAGCACTTATCAAGGTAGGTTCAAATTTCTATCGTGCCATGAACGGGAGCCAACCAGACAAGTATCTTTTAGAGAAATTAGAATTGCATCAAACAGACGCTATTGAATTGGTGGAGGTAAACAAATGA